A window of the Lactuca sativa cultivar Salinas chromosome 5, Lsat_Salinas_v11, whole genome shotgun sequence genome harbors these coding sequences:
- the LOC111883701 gene encoding UDP-glucuronate 4-epimerase 1, which yields MIRTSRRSFSSNRTIFLSALVLVTLTASILSFIDSGERFLYNSISWETKIRSSAHIRRPNGISVLVTGAAGFIGTHVSLALKSRGDGVLGLDNFDNYYAPSLKKTRRALLDIHGVFIVDGDINDRRLLAVLFDTIAFTHVMHLAAQVGVQYAVENPYAYVHSNVASLVTLLERCKSADPQPAIVWASSGSVYGVNINNKVPFSESDRVDRPVSIYASTKRTGEEITLTYNRVYGLSITGLRFFTVYGPWGRPDMAYFSFIRNILLGKPITVYRAKNHTDLARDFIYIDDVVKGCVASLDTSGRSVGSGRSKNRTAPYRIFNLGNASPVTVPTLVSILEENLRMKATTNVVEMSESGDDLFAQANISLAEKELGYKPTTDLETGLKEFVKWYLWYYGKPFVQNRNV from the coding sequence ATGATTCGGACGTCTCGCCGGAGTTTTTCCTCCAACAGAACGATCTTCCTTTCGGCTCTCGTTTTGGTTACATTAACAGCCTCGATTTTGAGCTTCATTGATTCCGGCGAACGCTTTCTCTACAACTCCATCTCCTGGGAGACAAAAATTCGTTCCTCTGCTCACATCCGTCGTCCTAACGGAATATCCGTACTTGTCACCGGAGCAGCCGGTTTCATCGGCACACACGTATCCCTTGCTTTGAAATCCCGTGGCGACGGCGTCCTTGGCCTTGACAACTTCGATAATTACTACGCCCCCTCGTTGAAGAAAACCCGGCGGGCGTTGCTAGACATTCACGGCGTGTTCATCGTCGACGGTGATATCAACGACCGCCGCCTCTTAGCCGTCCTCTTTGACACCATAGCTTTTACCCACGTCATGCACCTTGCTGCTCAGGTCGGCGTTCAATACGCCGTCGAGAATCCATACGCTTATGTCCACAGCAACGTCGCCAGTCTTGTCACGCTTCTGGAACGATGCAAGTCCGCCGATCCTCAGCCCGCCATTGTTTGGGCAAGCTCCGGTTCAGTTTACGGTGTAAACATAAACAATAAAGTACCCTTTTCAGAATCGGACCGGGTCGATCGACCCGTTTCAATTTATGCATCTACCAAAAGAACCGGAGAAGAAATCACCCTAACATACAACCGGGTTTATGGGTTGTCAATAACCGGGTTAAGATTTTTCACTGTTTATGGCCCATGGGGAAGGCCCGATATGGCTTATTTTTCATTTATTCGAAATATTTTACTGGGTAAACCGATAACAGTGTATCGAGCCAAGAATCATACTGACTTGGCCCGTGACTTTATTTACATTGATGATGTGGTGAAAGGGTGTGTTGCATCATTGGATACCTCGGGCAGGTCGGTCGGGTCGGGCAGGTCGAAAAACAGAACTGCCCCTTATCGGATTTTTAATTTGGGCAATGCGTCTCCGGTGACTGTACCTACTTTAGTGAGTATACTTGAGGAAAATTTAAGGATGAAGGCAACTACAAATGTGGTGGAAATGTCTGAAAGTGGCGATGATTTATTTGCGCAAGCGAATATTAGTTTAGCTGAGAAGGAACTCGGGTATAAACCGACAACTGATTTGGAAACCGGGTTGAAGGAGTTTGTGAAATGGTATTTGTGGTATTATGGCAAACCGTTCGTCCAAAACCGCAACGTTTGA
- the LOC111883698 gene encoding tetraspanin-15, which translates to MAEDARPTTTPKTPVANNHQDPTMAEAKASPIKRIMLPFTILSFLLSFPILFCVVWLLYIREGNCEHLLPLEKLHVGIVFGLIVLFVISNGVLVFLRSRFLMLGLILVMVPLLVILTIGLALIGAYTIDGRLIPGSPVWFSMMVNNDSNWNAIESCIYNTRTCQDLAFQWSYDFSTNKLSPIESGCCIPPSICDMKYVNATCWEKKPIVYEVSNGEYDIDCDLWQNDATKLCYDCYACRKGFISTLRQKWYRLGVFLVVVTILLIASHMLLFITTMWERHA; encoded by the exons ATGGCTGAAGATGCAAGGCCGACAACAACACCGAAAACTCCTGTCGCCAACAATCATCAAGATCCAACAATGGCAGAAGCTAAGGCAAGCCCTATAAAACGTATCATGTTACCATTTACCATACTCTCATTCCTTCTTTCTTTCCCTATCCTCTTTTGTGTCGTATGGCTTTTATACATACGAGAGGGCAACTGCGAACACCTATTACCATTAGAAAAGCTACATGTCGGGATTGTGTTTGGATTAATTGTCTTGTTTGTGATCAGCAATGGCGTACTTGTGTTCTTGAGATCACGATTCCTTATGTTGGGATTGATCCTTGTTATGGTGCCCCTTCTTGTGATTCTCACAATAGGATTAGCACTCATCGGAGCATACACAATAGATGGCAGGTTGATACCAGGTTCACCAGTGTGGTTTAGTATGATGGTAAATAATGATAGTAATTGGAACGCTATTGAATCTTGTATATACAATACAAGAACATGTCAAGATTTGGCCTTTCAATGGTCATATGATTTCTCCACGAATAAACTCTCTCCAATAGAG TCGGGGTGTTGCATACCACCATCGATTTGTGACATGAAGTATGTTAATGCGACATGTTGGGAAAAGAAACCCATAGTTTATGAAGTCTCAAATGGTGAATATGATATCGATTGTGATTTATGGCAAAACGATGCTACAAAGTTGTGCTACGATTGTTATGCATGCAGAAAAGGTTTTATAAGTACTCTACGTCAAAAATGGTATAGGCTTGGAGTCTTTCTTGTGGTAGTGACAATCTTGCTTATTGCTTCCCATATGTTGTTATTTATCACTACGATGTGGGAACGCCATGCATGA